In Rhodobium gokarnense, the sequence TCACCTCACTGATCGCCGGCCTTGCGACGGCACCCTATGCCGTCTTTCATTTCCAGAGGCTGGCGCCGCTCGGGCTCGTCGCCAATCTCGCCGCCATGCCGCTGGTCGCCTTCGTGGTGATGCCGCTCGGCGTCCTGTCGCTGATCGCCATCCCGTTCGGGCTCGACCCGCTCGTCCTGCCGGCCATGGGCTGGGGCATCGACCGGGTCATCGGCATCGCCGATTGGGTGGCGGCGGCCACCGGAACCGGATCGATCGTCGGCCGGGTGCCCGGCGTCGCCGTCCTTTCCGCAACGGCCGGCCTTCTCTGGCTGGCGCTCTGGAAGACCCGGCTCCGCCTCTTCGGCCTTGCCGGCATTGGCCTCGGGATGGCGCTGGCGCCCCTTGCCGCAACTCCGCACCTTCTCATTTCCGACGACGGCCGGCTGGTGGCGCTCCGCGGTCCCGGCGGAACCCTCCGCTTCGCGCCGGATACCAGGAACGATTTTGTGGTCGGCACCTGGCTGCGCGCCGACGGCGATCCGCGCCCAGTGGACGATCCGTCGCTCGTCGCAGGTGTTCTCTGCGACGACCTCGGCTGTGTTCTGGAAGGGGCAGAGAGGCAGGTCGGAATTTCGGGCAGGGGGCCGCCGACAAAGGAAGCCGCAGAACGATCCGGAGCACCGGCGTCGAATTGGGGTCAGGAGGCAACAGAACGGCAATACCCCAATGGCACCGGCCCACCAGAGGGTAGCCTCGCGGCGAATGACACGGGGGAAAGAGCCACCGCAAACGGCTCGGACTTGGCGCCGCAGCATCCGGAAACGACTGCCCCCGCCCGGCCGCCGCCGTCCGCTGTGACCGACCTTGCCGCCATCGTCGCCAAGGACCGTGCCCGCCAATTCTGGCGCATCGCTTTGGTGCGCCGGTCCCTCGCCTTTGCCGAGGACTGCCACGCCGCGGACATCATCATTGCGTCCTTCGCGGCGCCGAAAGACTGCGCCAGGCACGCCCTCGTCTTCGACCGGGCTGCACTTGCCCGCACCGGCGCGACCGCGATTACCTTCACCGGCGACGGGGACGCGCCCATCAGCATAGAGACGGCACTGTCAAAACTCCGCCGTCCCTGGCATCCGCCGGCACCACCTGAGCGGCGCTGACCGATGCCCGAAGCTCAGTAGCTCCGGAACAGGCCGACGAGCCTGCCCTGGATGCGCACCCGGTCGGGTCCGAAGATGCGGGTTTCATAGGCCGGATTGGCGGCCTCCAGGGCAATGGACGCGCCCTTGCGCCGCAGCCGTTTCAGAGTCGCTTCCTCCTCGTCGACGAGGGCGACGATGATGTCGCCGCTATTGGCCGTGTCGGCGCGCCGGATCACCACCGTGTCGCCGTCCAGGATGCCGGCCTCGATCATGGAGTCGCCTCGCACTTCCAGCGCGTAGTGCTCCCCGGCCCCGAGAAGGTCGGCCGGGACCGGAACGGAATGGGTGCGGTGCTGGATCGCCTCGATCGGGGTGCCGGCGGCGATGCGGCCCATCACGGGAATGGTGACCGAGCGGGCGTCGCTGTCGCCGGCCGGCTTGGCTGCGGCGGGCGCGCGACCCAGCGAGCCCTCGATGACGCTTGGATGAAAGCCTTTGCCGCGGCCGCTGGAAGCGAGACTGGGGGCGACCGACTCCGGCAGCTTGATGACTTCCAGCGCCCGCGCCCGGTTGGGCAGCCGGCGGATGAAGCCGCGTTCTTCCAGCGCCGTGATCAGCCTGTGGATGCCCGATTTGGAGCGAAGGTCGAGCGCCTCCTTCATTTCGTCGAACGACGGCGGGACCCCGGATTCCTTCAAACGTTCGTGAATGAACATCAACAGCTCGTACTGTTTCGGCGTCAGCATCGGTCGAACTCCGCAAGGTCCAAAGCGTGGTACAAACCACGAACGAAACATACACGTTCTATATGTGTTCCGCAACGGTTAAAAAATCGCTGATCTCGGGGAATTGCCCGAAAAGACGGTGTGTTCGGGCATCGCTCGCGGGCATTCGCGGGCAAGGGGATTCGCTTGCCCGTCAACGGCGACCGGCGCCTGGTGATGCAATTGGACGACAGTGCGGCGGCAAGCGCGCCCGAACCTGCAAACTTATTGCATTCAGAAACGAATTCCTTACACAGTTGCGGCTCGCTGGTGGGCGGCGGAAATCAGACGAATCGAGGCAGACAGACGGATGGCAAAGACGGTCCTGCGCAACATCGGAACGGCCGGGCTCCTGGTTGGAATCTTCACCATGGTCCCCGGCGGGCCGGTCCATGCCCAGAGCTTCCTCGACCGCCTGTTCAACCCGAAATATTACAAGGAAGACCGACAGAAGCCGGAGCCGGAGCGCAAGAAGGTGAAGGTGCGGATCAGTTCGCCGCGCTACTACACCTACAAGCCGGACAGCCAGCAGCTTTTTTCCTTTTCGGAACTGACGAAGGTGCCGGAGCGCGCGCCGGCACCGCTGGCGACCCTGCCGGAAGGGCCGGCGGCCGCGCCGGCGCTCCCCGGCGACGAAGCGTTGTCACTCCCGCCCGAGACGTCCGCGCCCGTCGAGACGGAAGCATCGGCCGTTCCGACCGAGGACATGGCCGCCCCGGAAGCGAATGCCGAGGACCTGACGGAAGCCGCGATTGACGACGCCGGTGATGCCGCTTTGCCGGAGACGACCGAGACCATCGGTGCGGCGGATGGCGTTGAAACGGCGCCGCTGCCGGACGTCGAGGCGGACGCTGCCGACACCATTTCCGAGGACGTGCCGGCGGCCGAGGCCGCCGATGCCGCGCCCGTCGACATGAGCGATCCGGGTGTCGCGCTCCTTGCCGCCGCCGCCGCTCTGAGGGGCGACGACGCCGCGTCCGGCGAGACCGTCGCGGCGCCGGCGGCCGTCGCGGAAGCCGATCCGGCGGCCGAAATCGGTCCCGCTGCCGATGCGGACGCCGCTGGCGAAACGCCGCTCGCCGCCGAGCTTGAGCCGGCCGCAACGCAGGCTGGCCCCGTTGCCGATGCCACCCCCACCGGGAGCGACGGCGTCGATACGGAACCGACCGGCTCGACCGTGACCGCAGCACCGGTCGAGACCGCGTCCCCGGCGATCGCCGAAGCGGTCCGTCCGGCCGACTTCGATGCCGCGCGTCCGCTGCTTGCCGACTTCAAGCTGCGTACGCTGCCGGAAGTGGCCAAGGCCATGAAGGCGCACTACGCCGAGGCTGAGCATTTCCTCTGGGTCGACGCGGACGGCGTCAACGAGAAGGCCGAGGCCGCGCTCGCGGCGCTGGCCAAGGCCGACCGCTTCGGCCTGCTGCCGGACGACTATGCGGTCGAGCTTCCGAACCTTGCGGAAAACGCCGACGAAGAAGCGCGCGAGCGCGAGTTGCTGCGCTTTGAATTCGCGCTGACCTCCAAGGTCCTGCTCTATGTGCTGGACGCCGAACGCGGCCGGGTCGACCCCAACCGCATCTCCGGCTACCACGACCTGCCGCGCAAGAAAGTCGACCTTGAAGCCGCGCTTGCGGACATCGAGGGAAGCGATGACGTCTCGACGGCAATCGCCTCGCACCACCCGGACAACGACACGTTCCGGGCGATGGTCGAAAAGCTCGCCGCCCTTCGTGCCGCCGACGAGGCGACGCGCGTCGAGATCGACCCGACCCTGCTCCTGAAGCCGGGTCAGTCGAGCGAGGAAGTCGCCAACATCGTCGCCGCGATCAAGGCTGAGGGTTCCGAGGAGCTTGCCGAAAATCACGCCGCGACGCTCGCCGCCTATGACGGCGGGCCGGACTACACGCCGGAGCTCGTCGCCCTCGTCAAGGACTACCAGAAGGAGCGCAAGCTGACGGTCGACGGCATCGTCGGGCCGAGCACCGTGCGCTCGCTGGTCGGCGTCAGCAATGCGGCCAAGATCGAGAAGATCGAGCTGGCGATGGAGCGTCTGCGCTGGCTGCCGGAGGCCTTCGGCCGCCGCCACGTCTTCATCAACCAGGCCGCCTTCACCGCCACCTACAGCGAGGAAGGCCGCGACCCGCTGACGATGCGCGTCGTCGTCGGCAAGAAGTCGAACCAGACCAGCTTCTTCACCGACAAGATCGAGACGGTGGAATACAACCCCTATTGGGGCGTGCCGCTGTCGATCATCGTCAACGAGATGGTGCCGAAGCTGAACAAGGACCCGTCCTATCTCGACCGCGCCGGCTACGAGGTCTCCACCGTTGGCGGGCGTGCGGTATCGTCGGCTTCGGTCGACTGGTACGCGGTCGCGACCCAGTCCCAGTCGATCAATGTGCGCCAGCGGCCGGGTTCCAGCAACGCACTCGGGGCGGTCAAGATCCTGTTCCCGAACAAGCACCACATCTACATGCACGACACGCCGGCCAAGAGCCTCTTCAAGCATGACCGCCGGGCCTTCAGCCATGGCTGCATCCGCTTGCAGCATCCGCGGCTGATGGCCGCCGCCGTACTCGGCAAGTCGCAGGACTATGTGTCGAGCCGCATCGCTCCGGGCGTCAACGAAAGCGAGAGCGTGCGCGGCGACATCCCGGTCTATGTGGCCTATTTCACGGCCTGGCCGAAGGCGGGCGGCGACATGGGCTATTATTTCGACGTCTATGACCGCGACCTCTACCTGCAGAAGGCGCTTGCCCGCACCCACGAGGAGCGCGACGCCAACGGCTGATCCGGCCGGAACGGTCGATTGAAAAAAGGCGCGGCCCGCCTCGTGGTGGCCGCGCCTTTTGCGTTTCGGGGGAGCCGAATCAGTCCAGCCAGCAGGTCGGCGCCTTGCCGCGCTGCTGCTGGACGATGCCGAGCGAGCGCCGTGTCTTGAAACCGATGAGCCCGTCGGCGCCGCCGACGTCGTGGCCGGCCTTTTCCATCGATAGCTGGAGCTGGCGGACCTTGCCGCGGGTGGTGGTGCGGATCGGGTGCCAGTTGCCGACGAAGCCGACATCGTTGCCGTAGCGGTCGGCGAGATGGCCGACGAAGAGGGCATAGACGTCGGATTCGTTGTACTCCTTGAGGACGTAGAAATTGTCGGTGGCGATGAAGGCCGGCCCAAAGCGCCCGGCCGGCATCAGGAGGTAGCCGGGCAGCTTCAGTTCGAAAGCCGGAAAGTCGCGGCCCTTGACCCGCTTGATCCCCTCGCGCACCCACTTTGCGATCGGCTGGCCGCGGTCGGGTCCCTCGCGCGAGCAGGAAATGTCCGCCGGAACCGTCACCTCATAGCCCCAGTCGCGGCCCGGCACCCAGCCATGGTCCTTCAGGTAGTTGGCGATGGAGGCAAGGACGTCGGGCGCCGAGCGCCAGATGTCGCGCTTGCCGTCGCCGTCGAAGTCGACGGCGTATTTCAGGAAGCTGGTCGGGAGGAACTGCGGCTGGCCGAGGGCGCCGCCCCAGGAGCTTCTCATCTCGCGGCGACTGATATGCCCGTCATCGAGGATCTTTAAAGCGGCCACCGTCTCCTTTTTGAAGAAATCCGGGCGCTGGCCCATGAAGGCGCGGGTGGCAACGACCCTCAGCGCATCCTTCGGGATGCTGGCGCTGCCGTAACCGGATTCCCGCGCCCAGATGGCGAGCACGATGCGCCGCGGCACGCCGAAGCGGCGCTCCACCGCATCGAGGGTGCCCTTGTGGCGGGCCATCAGCGAGCGGCCGCTGCGCACGAGCGCCGTGAAGCGATTGTCGGAGAAGTAGCGGGCCGGGGCGCGGAATTCGGCCTGGTAGTTGACCTTGGGCGGCCCGCCGCCGCCGGGGCGCGTGAGGCCCGGGAGCGAGGTGTCGGGGGTAAGGCCGGACAGTTCGCGGCTGAGCGTTCCGCTGGAGACCCCCGCGGCGCGGGCGGCCGGAACGATCTCACGCTCCAGGAACTTCCGGAACTGGGCGTCATAGGCGCCGGCCGTCGCGTGAGGCGCGGCGAAGGCGAGGCCCATAAAGGTGGCGGCGCCGATGGCGATCAAACGCGAGAGGCGGGGGGATGTTTGGTGCAAGAAAGGCTCCCTTCGGCAGGCCCGGTGGCGCGGCGGATGTTTCGCGAAAGGATAGAGCAACAGCTCGCGCCGTTGAACCGGCAGCGAACCGGTCGGCCGACATCGACGGACATGCCAGCGGGCAGGGACAGGAAGCGCGGGAGGGAAGGGTGCCGACCGGGATAATCCTCAGAATAATCCGAGGGGTCCCCCGGCCGGCAAGCCAGCGCCAAAGGGGGGTGAGAGGACGCCGGCATTCCTGACCGGCTTCCGGCGGCGGTTTGACCGCGACAACCGCACCGGGCGGCAACCGCAGGACAACACCGGCCGGAAGGCCCGGTGCCGCGGAATCTGAAAAAACCGCGGGAATTTTTCACTCAATATACCGCGATGCGGGAAAAGCAAAGATCAAAAGTAGTTCATGCCGGTCCGATGTGGAAAAACCCTGCGAATTTGAATTAAATTAGAAGAAGCTGATTATTATTGTACCGAATCTCGTACTAAACACTTGTTCTGTGGGTTGCGTCGACTGGACTTTGCTTTTTCAAATTGCAGAAATGAAACGGCCCACGGGTTTCCAAGGCCGTTCCCGGCCGGATAGCGGCGCGCGATTCGGCACTGTTTCAAAAAATCGACGCCGGCATGGGTGACATTTCGGGTCCGGCCACCACCGGCAGCCGCAGCGATACCGAATCGGTGCCCGATACCGTAAGAAGACCAAAGATCTTTTTCGGGGAGAGGGCCATGTCCGTCGCCATTTACGGTATCAAGAACTGCAGCACCATGAAGAAGGCGTTCGACTGGCTGGACGCCAACGATATCGATTACGTCTTCCACGATTACAAGAAGGAAGGCGCCGGACAGGCGGCGTTGCAGCGCTGGTGTGCGGCGGCGGGCTGGGAGAAGGTCCTCAACCGTGCCGGCATGACCTTCCGCAAGCTGCCCGACGAGGCCAAGGCCGATCTCGATGAGGCAAAGGCCATCGCGCTGATGCTGGAAAAGCCGTCGATGATCAAGCGCCCGGTTCTTGAGACGGAGGCCACCATCGAACTCGGCTTCAAGCCCGAACGCTACGCGGCGATCTTCGGCAAATAGGCGGCCCCCGGCGCGGGTCGCACAGGTCGCTTTCGGCCATCTCCTTCAGAAGCAATTTTTCTCGCCTCGGCCTGGACGCCCGGGAGGCGGGTGCCGTTGCGCGTGCCGCCGGGAGCCTTTCCGCAAATGCGCGCGGCTAACCCGACGTTTCCCGGGCTCTCTGCTCGCCGCTGGATGCACAGCGCCGAACATATCTCGATATATCTTGACATACGATATATCGGGACTTATATCGGAACCCATGAGAAACCATCGAAACTCCGGCGGCAGAGGCCGCCATTTCACCCAGAACCATCAACACGAGGGCTGCGTGCCCCACGAGCATGCCCACGAACACGGCCATGGCCGAGGCCACGGCGGCGGGCGCGGAAACGGCCGCGGCCGGCTGTTCGACTATGGCGAGCTGCGGCTGCTGGTGCTGGCCATGATCGACGAGACGCCGCGCCACGGCTACGAGCTGATCAAGGCCATCGAGGAGCGCTTCGCCGGCAGCTATTCGCCGAGTCCGGGCGTCATCTACCCGACGCTCGCCTGGCTCGACGACATGGGCTACGCCGACATCGAGGCGGCCGAGGGCGGTCGCAAGCGCTACCACATCACCGAAGAGGGCGCGGCGTTCCTGACCGCCAACCGCGCCGCGGCCGAGGCCCTGATGTCCCGCACGGCCGACGGCCATGGCGGCCGGCATGCCGGCGCTCCGGCGCCGGTGGTCCGCGCCATGGAAAACCTGAAGACCGCGCTGCGCCTGAGGCTGCGCGAAGGGCCGGTCGATCCGGAAGCGGCAAAGGCGATGGCCGCCGCCATCGATCGGGCCGCATCCGAGGTGGAGAACGCGGAATGACCGGAACCTTACAGAACGCTGAGACCGCCCGCGTGCCCGGCGTCCACCGCGTCGCCGACATCGCGACGGAGCGGGCGAGCCGTTACCTGCAGCAGCTCGCCAAGCACTTCGGGCACAAGCTGCCGGTGACCTTCGACGAAACCACCGGGTCGATCGCCTTTGCCGGCGGCACCTGTGCGATGGCCGCCGACGAGCGGGCGCTCACCCTTTACGTGGTCGCGCCCGATGCGGAGGGAGCCGACAGGCTCGCCGACGTCATGGAACGCCATCTCGTCCGCTTCGCCTTTCGCGAGGAGATGGAGATCGCCTGGCGCGCCGCCTGAGGCAAATCGGAAATCTTGAGATAAGGGAGCAGACGCCGGGGCCGACCGCCCCGGCGTTCTGTTTTTCCGGCGTCCTAGAAAAGGTCTTCGATGTCGAAGACGGTGCCGCCGATATTGACGTGTTCGACGCCGATCAGGAGATCGCTGCCGAGATGGCCGACATCGTCGGTGATCCGCGCATTGCCGTCGCCAAGATCGGTGACGGTGTAGCGGTCGGGATCGCCGCCATAGCCCGCTGTGTCAGTGCCGCTGCCGCCGACGAGGCGGTCGTTGCCGCGCCCGCCGCAGAGCCAGTCGTCGCCGCCGCCGCCGAACAGCCGGTCGTCGCCGGTGCCGCCGAGCAGCCGGTCATTGTGGCGGTTTCCGGAGAGCAGATCGTCGCCGCCGCCTCCGAGAAGGAAGTCGCGGCCGTTGCCGCCCTTCAGCGTGTCGTCGTGGCGCCCGCCGTCGAGGGTGTCGCTGCCGACATGGCCGAGCAACTGGTCGCGGCCGCCGTCGCCGTACAGCGCGTCGCCGCCGCGCCCGCCGAGCAGGGTATCGTTCCCCGGGCCGCCATGCGCCTCGTCCGACCCGGTGCCGCCGCCGAGCTTGTCGTTGCCCTTTGCGCCGGTGAGCGTGTCGTTGCCGCCCCGGCCGAAGAGGACGTCGGAGCCGCTGCCGCCGTCGAGGTCGTTGGCCTCGTTGCGGTCATCGGTAAACGAGCCCGGCGTCTGGTAGTTGGCGAAATGCTCCAGATATTCGGTGAGCCGGGTATTGTAGGCGTCGCTGCCGACGTCGGTGCCGCCGGATTCGATGAAGTCCTTGAGCCCGCCGGTGCCGAGCAAATGCGATGCGGCGATCATGCCGCTCTTGGTCAGCGCGACGCCGTTGAGGGTCTGGCCCGCATAGATGTCGAGGCCGAAATACTCGATCCGGTCCCACAGCAGCGAAAACCACTCCTGCGCGGCCGCGTTCTGTGCCGCGGGCGTGGCGAGGAATTCGGCGCGGCTGTCGATGCCGTCCTTGCCGGTGAAGCCGCCGGAAAAGTCGTTGTTGTAGGCGTTGCCGTCGGCGGACACATAGCCGAGGTCGATCAGCGCCGCCTCGCCGAACTGGTAGGCGCCGAGATAGCCGTAGCTGTTGACCGCCGAATAGTTGTTGCTGGATTCGCGTTCCCGCATCGCCAGCATGAAGTCGCCGTAACTGCCTGCAGCACCCATCGAAGATCCCCCGTTCCAAACGCCGGATAGCGGAGACTCTAGGGCAGGGCACATGTCCGGCGGATTAACAGCGCCGGCATCAAGGCCGCGATTGCCGACAGTTTTTCGTGCAGCGTTAATGCCGGGTTAAGCAAGCCGCTGCCGGCGCTGGGGCCGCACGTAAAGACCGGCCGCATGGGGTGGCCGGTCTTTCTCGTCCGGACGATCGGGGATGATCTAGCGCCGGATGACGATCTGGGTGTTGCGCATGCCGTGCTGGCGAATGAGCTGGTAGAGGCGGCGCGCATTGGCCGGGTGCAGGCGCACGCAGCCATGGGAGGCGGGGCGCCCGAGCCGGCGGATGGCGTTGGTACCGTGGATCGCATAGCCGCCGCGGAAGAACACCGAATGGGGCATCGGCGAATTGTGGTACTTCGACGAATAGTGCATCCGCTTCAGCACCTTCGGCCGGTAGGTGCCGGTCGGCGTGCGATAGCCGCGCCGCGCGGTGGAGACAGGCCAGGAATAGGTCTGCCGACCGTTGACGATGACGCGCATTTTCTGCTGCGAAAGATCGATCCTGGCAACGACCGAGGCACTGGAAATGCCCGGGGTCAGCGTGAGAAACAAAAGGGACACAACGGTCAGCAGAATGCGCTTCATAAGACTTCTCCACCCGACGCGACTACTTGGGGGTAATCGCAAGACCTGCCACTCTGCCTAAGAATTGCCATATTTTAGAATGGCTTTCAATAAACTGTCCGTGATTTGGCTTTGGCAGTTGCAGAACGGGGTTAATCGCTCTGGCGGATATCGGTTTTTCCGATGATCTCGGGGCGGATCCGGGAGCGCCTTGCGGGACCGGAAACCTCACCGGTCCCGGCTGCGGGCGCAGTCGACGCAGAGCGTTGCCGACGGGTCGATCTCCAGCCGGCGTTCCACGATGTCCTCGCCGCAGGAAAGACAGTAGCCGTAGTCGCCCCGGCCGAGCCGGTCGAGCGCGGCAGCGATGCGCGAGAGCTCGGCGGCGCGCTGGCGCTCGTTGGCCGCGGCCATCGCCTGGTGCTGCAGGGCGTCCATGCGCGACAGCCGGCCGACGCTCTGCTGGTCGAGTTCCACCGTGCCGCGGCTCTCAGCCGAGGTATCGGAAAGGCCCTGTAATTCGTCGCGCCGGGCAATCAGGAGCGCGCGAAAGTGCTCCAGCCTGTCGTCGTCCATGGCGTCCTCCCTGCCGTCTTTTGGTCTCGAACGAATGGCTGCCAGCCTTGCCGGTTCGCGGCCCCGCGGCAAGGGCTGGCGGCAGGGCTCGGCGGCGGGCCGTCTAAATCGCCCCAGCCCGGGTCGCTTTTCGCGACCGGGAATGCTATCGGCTTGACGCATGTGTTGTTCGCGGGGTGGGGTGAAGTCATGACCATGTTGATCATCGGCCTGGTGGCCTTTCTGGGCGTCCATCTGGTGCCGTCGATGCCGGCGCTGAAGGGCCGCCTGACGGGAACGCTGGGCGATAACGGCTATCGCGCCGTCCATGCGGTCATCGCCCTTGTCGGCTTGGTGCTGATCGTCTGGGGCTATGGCGAGGCGCGGGCCGCCGGCGTGCCGGTGCTCTACGACCCGCCGCTGTTCCTGCGCCACCTCGTGCATCTCCTGATGCTGCCGGTGTTCATTCTTCTGATCAGCGCCTACGCCCATGGTCGCATCACCAGGGCCGTGCGCCACCCGATGGTGCTGGCGGTCAAGCTCTGGGCCTTCGCCCATCTGCTGGTCAATGGCGACCTTGCCTCCGTCGTCCTCTTCGGCTCGTTCCTTGCCTGGGGCGTCATCGCCCGCATTTCGCTGGCGCGGCGCGAGCGGGCGGGACTGGTGACCGTCACCGGCGGCCCGGTGCGCAACGACATCATCGCCATCGTCGGCGGCCTCGTCCTCTACGGCATCTTCGTCATGAAGGCGCATAGCTGGCTGATCGGCGTCCCCGTCTTCTAGGGCTTCGGGCGGGAGCTGCCGACCGGCGGCCGGTCGCCGCCTTTCTGCAACACTTCCCCGGCAACGATGGCGGAAGGGGATTCTTCGGCGCCGCGCCTTGCGCGCCGCCTTGTTCTCGTCCAAAAGGCCGGCCAATGCGTCAGTCGTGCCGCATCTGCGGCCGGTTTCGGGCGCGCGCCCGGGATGCCCATAGCGGCGCCCGTCGCGGCGCCAAAGACGGTTTGCGAGAAAACGGTCAACCGGCTAATGTGGCGCCGCTTTTTCGGGTTCTTGAGTGCACGGGCCGGCAGGTCACGGGGCGGAGGAATATGTCCGACATCTTTCGCGAAGTTGATGAAGAGCTTCGCCACGAAAACTACAAGCGTCTTTGGGACAAATACGGCCTCTATGTCGTCGCCGTCGCCGTTCTCATCGTCGTCGGCACTGCCGGCTATCGCGGCTGGGAGGCCTGGGAGGCCTCGCGCTCCCGAGAAGCGGGCGACCGCTTCGTCTCCGCGCTGGAAGCGGCCGATCAGGGCCAGGCGACGACGGCAGAGGAAGCCCTCAACGGGATCGCCGCCGACGCCCCCTCCGGCTACGCCGCGCTTGCCGAGATGCGCGCCGCATCGCTCGCCGCCGAGACCGACAATATCGAGCAGGCGATCACCTCATTCCGGGCGATCGCCGACAACAGCTCGCTGGCCAAGCCACTGCGCGATGCCGCGCGCATCCGCGCCGGCTATCTGATGGTCGACACGGCGAGCTACGACGACCTCAAGACCTATCTCGCGCCGATGGCCGCGACCGGCGAGCCGTGGCGCCATTCGGCCCGCGAGATCATCGGCCTTGCCGCCTACAAGGCCGACGACGTCGCCGCGGCGAAGGAGAATTTCGAGGAGATCGTCGCCGACCGCGCCGCGCCCCAGGAACTGCGCCAGCGCGCCGAGATCATGCTCGGCCTGATCGGATCGCGCTCG encodes:
- a CDS encoding TraR/DksA family transcriptional regulator, which produces MDDDRLEHFRALLIARRDELQGLSDTSAESRGTVELDQQSVGRLSRMDALQHQAMAAANERQRAAELSRIAAALDRLGRGDYGYCLSCGEDIVERRLEIDPSATLCVDCARSRDR
- a CDS encoding arsenate reductase; protein product: MSVAIYGIKNCSTMKKAFDWLDANDIDYVFHDYKKEGAGQAALQRWCAAAGWEKVLNRAGMTFRKLPDEAKADLDEAKAIALMLEKPSMIKRPVLETEATIELGFKPERYAAIFGK
- a CDS encoding tetratricopeptide repeat protein, with product MSDIFREVDEELRHENYKRLWDKYGLYVVAVAVLIVVGTAGYRGWEAWEASRSREAGDRFVSALEAADQGQATTAEEALNGIAADAPSGYAALAEMRAASLAAETDNIEQAITSFRAIADNSSLAKPLRDAARIRAGYLMVDTASYDDLKTYLAPMAATGEPWRHSAREIIGLAAYKADDVAAAKENFEEIVADRAAPQELRQRAEIMLGLIGSRSGAATADSAPSTESSPAADSAPATDNAAGDESADAASPPTPQQGTDGKDQ
- the lexA gene encoding transcriptional repressor LexA, whose translation is MLTPKQYELLMFIHERLKESGVPPSFDEMKEALDLRSKSGIHRLITALEERGFIRRLPNRARALEVIKLPESVAPSLASSGRGKGFHPSVIEGSLGRAPAAAKPAGDSDARSVTIPVMGRIAAGTPIEAIQHRTHSVPVPADLLGAGEHYALEVRGDSMIEAGILDGDTVVIRRADTANSGDIIVALVDEEEATLKRLRRKGASIALEAANPAYETRIFGPDRVRIQGRLVGLFRSY
- a CDS encoding PadR family transcriptional regulator yields the protein MRNHRNSGGRGRHFTQNHQHEGCVPHEHAHEHGHGRGHGGGRGNGRGRLFDYGELRLLVLAMIDETPRHGYELIKAIEERFAGSYSPSPGVIYPTLAWLDDMGYADIEAAEGGRKRYHITEEGAAFLTANRAAAEALMSRTADGHGGRHAGAPAPVVRAMENLKTALRLRLREGPVDPEAAKAMAAAIDRAASEVENAE
- a CDS encoding DUF2218 domain-containing protein gives rise to the protein MTGTLQNAETARVPGVHRVADIATERASRYLQQLAKHFGHKLPVTFDETTGSIAFAGGTCAMAADERALTLYVVAPDAEGADRLADVMERHLVRFAFREEMEIAWRAA
- a CDS encoding calcium-binding protein gives rise to the protein MGAAGSYGDFMLAMRERESSNNYSAVNSYGYLGAYQFGEAALIDLGYVSADGNAYNNDFSGGFTGKDGIDSRAEFLATPAAQNAAAQEWFSLLWDRIEYFGLDIYAGQTLNGVALTKSGMIAASHLLGTGGLKDFIESGGTDVGSDAYNTRLTEYLEHFANYQTPGSFTDDRNEANDLDGGSGSDVLFGRGGNDTLTGAKGNDKLGGGTGSDEAHGGPGNDTLLGGRGGDALYGDGGRDQLLGHVGSDTLDGGRHDDTLKGGNGRDFLLGGGGDDLLSGNRHNDRLLGGTGDDRLFGGGGDDWLCGGRGNDRLVGGSGTDTAGYGGDPDRYTVTDLGDGNARITDDVGHLGSDLLIGVEHVNIGGTVFDIEDLF
- a CDS encoding L,D-transpeptidase family protein, translating into MAKTVLRNIGTAGLLVGIFTMVPGGPVHAQSFLDRLFNPKYYKEDRQKPEPERKKVKVRISSPRYYTYKPDSQQLFSFSELTKVPERAPAPLATLPEGPAAAPALPGDEALSLPPETSAPVETEASAVPTEDMAAPEANAEDLTEAAIDDAGDAALPETTETIGAADGVETAPLPDVEADAADTISEDVPAAEAADAAPVDMSDPGVALLAAAAALRGDDAASGETVAAPAAVAEADPAAEIGPAADADAAGETPLAAELEPAATQAGPVADATPTGSDGVDTEPTGSTVTAAPVETASPAIAEAVRPADFDAARPLLADFKLRTLPEVAKAMKAHYAEAEHFLWVDADGVNEKAEAALAALAKADRFGLLPDDYAVELPNLAENADEEARERELLRFEFALTSKVLLYVLDAERGRVDPNRISGYHDLPRKKVDLEAALADIEGSDDVSTAIASHHPDNDTFRAMVEKLAALRAADEATRVEIDPTLLLKPGQSSEEVANIVAAIKAEGSEELAENHAATLAAYDGGPDYTPELVALVKDYQKERKLTVDGIVGPSTVRSLVGVSNAAKIEKIELAMERLRWLPEAFGRRHVFINQAAFTATYSEEGRDPLTMRVVVGKKSNQTSFFTDKIETVEYNPYWGVPLSIIVNEMVPKLNKDPSYLDRAGYEVSTVGGRAVSSASVDWYAVATQSQSINVRQRPGSSNALGAVKILFPNKHHIYMHDTPAKSLFKHDRRAFSHGCIRLQHPRLMAAAVLGKSQDYVSSRIAPGVNESESVRGDIPVYVAYFTAWPKAGGDMGYYFDVYDRDLYLQKALARTHEERDANG
- a CDS encoding NnrU family protein is translated as MTMLIIGLVAFLGVHLVPSMPALKGRLTGTLGDNGYRAVHAVIALVGLVLIVWGYGEARAAGVPVLYDPPLFLRHLVHLLMLPVFILLISAYAHGRITRAVRHPMVLAVKLWAFAHLLVNGDLASVVLFGSFLAWGVIARISLARRERAGLVTVTGGPVRNDIIAIVGGLVLYGIFVMKAHSWLIGVPVF
- a CDS encoding lytic murein transglycosylase, with protein sequence MGLAFAAPHATAGAYDAQFRKFLEREIVPAARAAGVSSGTLSRELSGLTPDTSLPGLTRPGGGGPPKVNYQAEFRAPARYFSDNRFTALVRSGRSLMARHKGTLDAVERRFGVPRRIVLAIWARESGYGSASIPKDALRVVATRAFMGQRPDFFKKETVAALKILDDGHISRREMRSSWGGALGQPQFLPTSFLKYAVDFDGDGKRDIWRSAPDVLASIANYLKDHGWVPGRDWGYEVTVPADISCSREGPDRGQPIAKWVREGIKRVKGRDFPAFELKLPGYLLMPAGRFGPAFIATDNFYVLKEYNESDVYALFVGHLADRYGNDVGFVGNWHPIRTTTRGKVRQLQLSMEKAGHDVGGADGLIGFKTRRSLGIVQQQRGKAPTCWLD
- a CDS encoding L,D-transpeptidase, producing the protein MKRILLTVVSLLFLTLTPGISSASVVARIDLSQQKMRVIVNGRQTYSWPVSTARRGYRTPTGTYRPKVLKRMHYSSKYHNSPMPHSVFFRGGYAIHGTNAIRRLGRPASHGCVRLHPANARRLYQLIRQHGMRNTQIVIRR